TCCATTTCATTGTTCTCTCCTTTTTAATTATGAAGGGTGTGCACTAAAACCCGTGGCAAGGGTTGAGGCTAAGGGCACTGATAAACTTGAGCCGGAATATACTTGTTTAAAAAAAACATGCAAGCGAAAAACTGACCTAAATCATATAAATTAATATTTAAGAATCAATTGGTTAAGAAACCAGATAGCCTTTTAGAATTGCCTTTAATCAAGGCGGAAACAAAATTGCATCCGGAGGCGTACTCGCGTAATAGGCAAACTTCAGCCAGTGGCTGAAGGCAAACTATTTAAGCGTATAAGCTCTTGATCCAAGCTAGCTGTACGTCGAGGATGCAATTTTGTTTTCAACGCAGAGTAAAGGCAATTATGAAAGGCGATGTAAAGAAAAAGCCCGGGTGAATCTTTCGACTCAACCCGGGCCTCTTAGTGTTTCCGCTCGATTAAGCTAATAAACTAGAAGTGATAAGCGAATTCAGCAGCAGCACCGTGTACCAAGCTGTTGGTGGCGGCACCAGCAAACAAGGACCAGTCACCGCGATATTCAATCTTTAACTTGGCACTGTCAGCGATTTGGTAGCTGAAACCAGCCGACCAATCGATGATTTGTTGATCGGTACCGGTGTAAACCGCAGGTGGGTTAATATCATGCAACCAACCACCGCGGACATATCCACCCCAAGCATCGCTGAAATTATAAGCAGCGAGTAGGGTCCCGGCCATGGCTTTGTGGTTTTTAGTACCCGCAAAACCGTCGGCAGGAAAGCGATTGTCTTGACGATAAATGAATTCGCCAGCCAAGGTGAAGCTATCGTTGATAGCCCAGGTTACATCTAAGTCACCCATAAACGAGAAATGCTTGTTGTGGGTAGTGACTTCAGACGAACCAGCACCAGACAAACCAATGCTGCTTTCTTGGCCTTCTTCGCCCCAGTTAAAACCTAAACGAAGACCCGCACCGGGAAAGGCAGACTCAGTCCCTGCAGCGCTGGAAATCGTGTCTTTTAGGTTGTTAACCGCGTACACATGCAAATCGATCATGTCATTAAAGGCATAATAGAGTTTGGCACCTGTGACGTTGTGTGGCCTTAAGAAGCGATAGACGTTTGAGAAAGACACCGCGATGTTGTCTTGACGATCAACCGATTCAACACCCATGGGGATATTGAAACGACCCACCAATAATTCCAAGCCATTACCGACAGGAATGTTAGCGGTTACATAACCCTGTTCAAGGGCAAATGCCCCAGCCGAGCCAGCACCACCGGTCCCTGGGCCTTGGAAATCAAGGTCAGCACGGATGCGGATGTTTTCGCCAAAGGTCTTAGAAAGATCGACTTCGACCGTATCGACGTAGAAGTTAAAGGTGTCACGACTCGCAGTAGCTACACCACGCAGGTCACCTAGTTGGCCCGTACCAGCCCCGGCATCGGCAGCTGAATTACAGGCTTGGCCTGCTGGGGTAGCAAACCCGTTAGGGCAGCTAAAATTGCCCGCTACATTGGCATCATCTTTCTGCCAACCGATCAAGGTGTCGATGGCACCGCTAATTTCAAGCCCACCTTCTTCAGCGAAGCTGGCACTTGGCGCAAGCGCTACAACGAGTGCAGCAAACAGTGCGACTTTCTTCATTTTCTTCATTGGGTTCTCTCCTTTATTAATGTAAGAAAGATTAAAAAACGACCTCCCAAACGAAGGTTGCGTTTAAAACTAAATTGTGGCTTTACGTTGCTTTAGGTCACCCCAGGTACAAGTAGGTCTACCAAAGCTGACGCCAGTGTAATTTAGCAAATCCACTTCGTCAAGCAAATGTTTTGTACAAAAACTATCAGTAAAACCTGGTACCTACGGGTTGCCAAAGAGCTGGCAAAGGTCTATGTAATGCGGCGCGTTAAAGCAAGGAAAATTTTGAACGGTCTGTCATTGCGAACCCAGCAGGGACCCTCTGTCATTGCGAGGGCAACAGCCCGAAGCAATCTCACCGGTGAGGCAGAAGAGATTGCTTCACCCTGCTGGGTTCGCAATGACAGAGAGTCCCCGCTGGCCTCGCAATGGCAGGGTCGAAACAATGACAAGTCGATTTCTATGAATCTATATTTTCCAGAAACATTGGAACCCCTTTTAAAATCGTACCTAAAAGAAACCTTTGGCAATAAATCCTTGGACTATTTTGCCAGTGGGGTGGGGCCGCTTTCCACTTGGTTTACGGAAGAGCGGGGGGACATACCGCATCATTATTATAACCAACCTAAATTGCGTTCGGGGTATTTGCTTTATTTTTTGCCCATCAATTTTGCAAAAACGGCCTTTGTTTTGAACCAAATCCCTGCTGCAGAGGTGTTGCCCAAACATTTAAAAGTTTTGGATTTAGGTTCGGGGCCGGGCAGTGCAGGATTGGCCGCACTCCACTGGGCCAGAAATTATGGATATACGATTGAAGATATAACCTGCGTGGATTGGTCGCCGCAAGCTCTGCAAGATGCAAGACAGCTGCTGCAGGGCTTGGCCAAGCCTGCGACCCCCACCCTTCACACCGTCCGTGGGAACTTGCAAGAAGTGCGGGTTAAGGGAAGGTTTCATTTAATTCTTTTGTCCCACGTGCTCAACGAATTCAAAACTCCAGCGCTTAAATTAAAATTTGTGCTTAGGGTATTAGAAGCTAATTTGGAAGAAAATGGTTTGTTGGTTTTGATTGAACCCGCCTTGCGCCAAACCACCCGAGATTTAATGCAAGTGCGGGATCAATTATTAAAAGAGCATGGCTATGGCTGGCAGGCCTTG
The nucleotide sequence above comes from Deltaproteobacteria bacterium. Encoded proteins:
- a CDS encoding methyltransferase domain-containing protein codes for the protein MNLYFPETLEPLLKSYLKETFGNKSLDYFASGVGPLSTWFTEERGDIPHHYYNQPKLRSGYLLYFLPINFAKTAFVLNQIPAAEVLPKHLKVLDLGSGPGSAGLAALHWARNYGYTIEDITCVDWSPQALQDARQLLQGLAKPATPTLHTVRGNLQEVRVKGRFHLILLSHVLNEFKTPALKLKFVLRVLEANLEENGLLVLIEPALRQTTRDLMQVRDQLLKEHGYGWQALAPCLHNKPCPMLAATRGDWCHFYVPWQEPAYLKQVDRIVGNDNRFLKVSYLILANHHLSLRGQQRPSVIARSSGPLSLRAQQGAAIPSLKQKRLLHPAGFAMTENKRLAMTERPDLPRNDTEALVVSNQMKTRGKTEVLVCNAAGLTRVSRLDKDQSEENEDLGRIYRGDWVEVPGLKNQPYWVDQLLRLGKDGAIRKKTRRT
- a CDS encoding outer membrane beta-barrel protein, producing the protein MKKMKKVALFAALVVALAPSASFAEEGGLEISGAIDTLIGWQKDDANVAGNFSCPNGFATPAGQACNSAADAGAGTGQLGDLRGVATASRDTFNFYVDTVEVDLSKTFGENIRIRADLDFQGPGTGGAGSAGAFALEQGYVTANIPVGNGLELLVGRFNIPMGVESVDRQDNIAVSFSNVYRFLRPHNVTGAKLYYAFNDMIDLHVYAVNNLKDTISSAAGTESAFPGAGLRLGFNWGEEGQESSIGLSGAGSSEVTTHNKHFSFMGDLDVTWAINDSFTLAGEFIYRQDNRFPADGFAGTKNHKAMAGTLLAAYNFSDAWGGYVRGGWLHDINPPAVYTGTDQQIIDWSAGFSYQIADSAKLKIEYRGDWSLFAGAATNSLVHGAAAEFAYHF